A single Nocardioides bizhenqiangii DNA region contains:
- a CDS encoding MBL fold metallo-hydrolase: protein MPFAEIADRVWVARYPWLDVNVSVVGGSRGLVVVDTHSSALVAREVVADVRALGAGEVVAVVNTHEHFDHTFGNVTFREEYGAGLPIHATDEAAARTIAAGERIKRAYDAEADDPHRDEVLATTIVPADQVFSSASVLDLGDRAVELVHPGRGHTGGDLVVRVPAADALLAGDLVEESAPPAYGGDSYPLDWPQTLDLVLNLTTPGSVVVPGHGAVVDRAFVQDQRSDIGVVAETIRDLAGRGVPLADALAAAEWPFPAERLADAVRRGYEQLPRSEKRLPLA, encoded by the coding sequence ATGCCCTTCGCCGAGATCGCCGACCGGGTGTGGGTCGCCCGCTATCCCTGGCTCGACGTCAACGTGAGCGTGGTCGGCGGCAGCCGCGGCCTGGTCGTCGTCGACACCCACAGCTCCGCGCTCGTCGCGCGCGAGGTGGTTGCCGACGTCCGCGCGCTCGGCGCCGGCGAGGTGGTGGCGGTGGTGAACACCCACGAGCACTTCGACCACACCTTCGGCAACGTCACGTTCCGCGAGGAGTACGGCGCCGGCCTGCCCATCCATGCGACCGACGAGGCCGCCGCTCGGACCATCGCGGCTGGCGAGCGGATCAAACGTGCCTACGACGCAGAGGCCGACGACCCGCACCGCGACGAGGTGCTCGCGACGACGATCGTGCCCGCTGACCAGGTGTTCTCCTCCGCCTCGGTGCTCGACCTGGGCGACCGCGCGGTCGAGCTGGTCCACCCGGGCCGGGGCCACACCGGCGGCGACCTCGTGGTCAGGGTGCCCGCCGCCGACGCGCTGCTGGCCGGCGACCTGGTCGAGGAGTCCGCGCCGCCGGCGTACGGGGGCGACTCCTACCCGCTGGATTGGCCACAGACGCTCGACCTCGTGCTCAACCTGACCACCCCCGGCTCGGTCGTCGTGCCCGGACACGGCGCCGTCGTCGACCGGGCCTTCGTGCAGGACCAGCGCTCGGACATCGGTGTCGTGGCGGAGACGATCCGCGACCTCGCCGGGCGCGGCGTGCCGTTGGCCGACGCGCTCGCCGCGGCGGAGTGGCCGTTCCCCGCCGAGCGGCTGGCCGACGCCGTACGACGTGGCTACGAGCAGCTGCCCCGGTCCGAGAAGCGGCTGCCGCTGGCCTGA
- the hrcA gene encoding heat-inducible transcriptional repressor HrcA: MQEDRRLAVLRAIVEDYVATEEPVGSKALVERHGLNVSPATIRNDMAALEEEGYLAQPHTSAGRVPTDKGYRLFVDRLTTVKPMSSAERRAIATFLDGAVDLDDVVHRSVRVLSQLTRQVAVVQYPTLSRSTVRHVEIVALTPSRLLVVLILSTGRVEQRLVELTEELADDDLAALRSRINLTAIGEQIAAAAVALDALVAGEQPASPATVAVVETLVEAMSDHRSDERIAVGGTANLARFGDSFDSAVRPLLEALEEQVVLLKLLGEATSGGTVTVRIGAEGPYEELSSTSVVATGYGPDDALASLGIVGPTRMDYPSTMAAVRAVARYVSRILDEG; the protein is encoded by the coding sequence ATGCAGGAGGACCGCAGGCTCGCCGTACTGCGCGCGATCGTGGAGGACTACGTCGCCACCGAGGAGCCGGTCGGTTCGAAGGCGCTGGTCGAGCGGCACGGGCTCAACGTGTCACCGGCGACCATCCGCAACGACATGGCCGCCCTCGAGGAGGAGGGCTACCTCGCACAGCCCCACACCAGCGCCGGACGGGTGCCGACCGACAAGGGCTACCGGTTGTTCGTCGACCGGCTGACGACCGTCAAGCCGATGAGCTCGGCCGAGCGCCGGGCGATCGCCACCTTCCTCGACGGCGCTGTCGACCTCGACGACGTCGTGCACCGGTCGGTCAGGGTGCTGTCGCAGCTGACCCGGCAGGTCGCCGTCGTGCAGTACCCGACGCTGTCGCGCTCGACGGTCCGGCACGTCGAGATCGTCGCGCTCACCCCGAGCCGGCTGCTCGTCGTCCTCATCCTCAGCACGGGCCGCGTCGAGCAGCGGCTGGTCGAGCTCACCGAGGAGCTCGCCGACGACGACCTGGCCGCCCTGCGTTCGCGGATCAACCTGACGGCGATCGGTGAGCAGATCGCGGCCGCGGCCGTCGCCCTCGATGCTCTCGTCGCAGGCGAGCAGCCCGCGTCCCCGGCCACCGTCGCCGTCGTCGAGACCCTCGTCGAGGCGATGAGCGACCACCGCTCGGACGAGCGCATCGCCGTCGGCGGTACGGCGAACCTCGCCCGCTTCGGCGACAGCTTCGACTCCGCCGTCCGTCCCCTGCTGGAGGCGCTCGAGGAGCAGGTGGTGCTGCTGAAGCTCCTCGGCGAGGCCACCAGCGGCGGCACGGTCACCGTGCGCATCGGGGCTGAGGGTCCCTACGAGGAGCTCTCGTCCACCAGCGTGGTCGCCACCGGCTACGGCCCCGACGACGCGCTGGCGTCGCTCGGCATCGTCGGCCCGACCCGGATGGACTACCCGAGCACCATGGCCGCGGTCCGCGCGGTCGCCCGTTACGTCTCGCGAATCCTCGACGAGGGCTGA
- the dnaJ gene encoding molecular chaperone DnaJ: protein MNQDLYDLLGVARDADADAIKKAYRRLARQLHPDVNPDPTAQEQFKQVTAAYEVLSDPQKRAAYDRGGDPFGGGFGGQGAGFSFTDIMDAFFGGAAGGATRGPRQRTRRGQDALIRLEVDLAEAAFGVSRELKVDTAIRCTTCGGAGAAPGSQPVTCETCHGQGEVAHVQRSFLGEIRTLRPCPACRGFGSVIPDPCRECAGDGRVRSRRTLTVKIPAGVDTGTRVQLSEQGEVGPGGGPPGDLYVEILVAQHPTFTRHGNDLHCTVVVPMTAAALGTVLTLPTLEADLVGAEGAGDSGLQTDFQLEVEPGTQSGSETVVRGQGVPGLRGGRGDLIVTVHVETPTRLDPRQEELLRELAAVRGEEQPSGNVRPTQRSVFGRLRDAFNQH, encoded by the coding sequence GTGAATCAGGACCTGTACGACCTCCTCGGTGTCGCCCGCGACGCGGACGCCGACGCCATCAAGAAGGCCTACCGGCGCCTCGCCCGACAGCTCCACCCCGACGTGAATCCCGATCCCACGGCGCAGGAGCAGTTCAAGCAGGTGACGGCGGCCTACGAGGTCCTGTCGGACCCGCAGAAGCGGGCCGCCTACGACCGTGGCGGCGACCCGTTCGGCGGCGGCTTCGGCGGCCAGGGTGCCGGCTTCTCCTTCACCGACATCATGGACGCGTTCTTCGGCGGCGCGGCGGGCGGCGCCACCCGCGGCCCGCGCCAGCGCACGCGTCGCGGCCAGGACGCGCTGATCCGCCTCGAGGTCGACCTCGCCGAAGCAGCGTTCGGAGTCTCCCGTGAGCTCAAGGTCGACACCGCGATCCGGTGCACCACCTGCGGCGGCGCCGGCGCGGCGCCGGGCAGCCAGCCGGTGACGTGCGAGACCTGCCACGGCCAGGGCGAGGTCGCACACGTGCAGCGCTCGTTCCTCGGTGAGATCCGCACCCTGCGGCCCTGCCCGGCCTGCCGGGGCTTCGGGTCCGTGATCCCCGACCCCTGCCGCGAGTGCGCGGGCGACGGACGGGTGCGCTCCCGCCGCACCCTCACCGTCAAGATCCCCGCCGGCGTCGACACCGGCACCCGGGTCCAGCTGAGCGAGCAGGGCGAGGTCGGCCCCGGCGGCGGCCCCCCGGGGGATCTCTACGTCGAGATCCTCGTCGCCCAGCACCCGACGTTCACCCGGCACGGCAACGACCTGCACTGCACCGTCGTCGTGCCGATGACGGCGGCCGCGCTCGGCACCGTCCTGACGCTGCCGACGCTCGAGGCCGACCTGGTCGGCGCCGAGGGCGCCGGTGACTCGGGACTGCAGACCGACTTCCAGCTCGAGGTCGAGCCCGGCACACAGTCCGGCAGCGAGACCGTGGTCCGTGGCCAGGGCGTCCCCGGCCTGCGCGGTGGCCGCGGCGACCTGATCGTCACCGTCCACGTGGAGACGCCGACCCGGCTCGACCCGCGGCAGGAGGAGCTGCTCCGCGAGCTCGCCGCGGTCCGCGGCGAGGAGCAGCCGAGCGGCAACGTCCGGCCGACGCAGCGGTCGGTGTTCGGCCGGCTCCGCGACGCGTTCAACCAGCACTGA
- a CDS encoding 16S rRNA (uracil(1498)-N(3))-methyltransferase, whose protein sequence is MTLPQHVVPSLDGVTAGAVVTVEGDEAHHAVVVRRLRVGEQVTLADGLGLVATGEVSATSKRSFDVRVTAVDVVPRPSPAVTVVQALPKGDRGELAVEVLTEIGVDRIVPWAASRSVAVWKGERAARSHAKWQSTAREAAKQARRAWHPVVPPLATTPDVRALVGAADLAVVLHEEATEPIGALAVPDAGEILVVVGPEGGLTDDEVSGLVAAGAVAVRLGDEVLRTSTAGVAAVAALLAQTERWGG, encoded by the coding sequence GTGACCCTCCCGCAGCACGTCGTGCCGTCCCTGGACGGGGTCACCGCCGGCGCGGTCGTCACGGTGGAGGGAGACGAGGCCCACCACGCCGTCGTCGTACGTCGCCTGCGGGTCGGTGAGCAGGTCACGCTGGCCGACGGGCTCGGCCTGGTCGCGACCGGCGAGGTCAGCGCGACGTCCAAGCGCTCCTTCGACGTGCGGGTGACCGCGGTCGACGTGGTGCCGCGGCCGAGCCCTGCTGTGACCGTCGTGCAGGCGCTCCCCAAGGGCGACCGCGGCGAGCTCGCCGTCGAGGTGCTCACCGAGATCGGCGTCGACCGGATCGTCCCGTGGGCGGCCTCCCGCAGCGTGGCGGTGTGGAAGGGCGAGCGGGCGGCCAGGTCGCACGCGAAGTGGCAGAGCACGGCACGCGAGGCGGCCAAGCAGGCCCGCCGGGCCTGGCACCCGGTCGTACCGCCGCTCGCCACCACCCCCGACGTCCGGGCCCTGGTCGGCGCCGCGGACCTCGCCGTGGTGCTGCACGAGGAGGCGACCGAGCCGATCGGCGCGCTCGCGGTCCCGGACGCCGGCGAGATCCTGGTCGTGGTCGGTCCCGAGGGCGGACTGACCGACGACGAGGTCTCCGGTCTCGTCGCGGCCGGTGCCGTCGCCGTCCGCCTCGGTGACGAGGTACTCCGCACCTCCACCGCCGGCGTCGCCGCCGTCGCCGCACTGCTGGCGCAGACGGAACGGTGGGGCGGGTAG
- a CDS encoding winged helix DNA-binding domain-containing protein, whose translation MRLTRQRLNRTLLLRQHLLERVAMSPEEMVRHLVGLQAQENLPPYLSLAARLTELDPYDVSRLLEQRQLVRLLTMRGTIHLLAPEDAAVLRPWVAPRIEQEIRVSQSVGDTREIERSAAEAALRDVLAEGPLPQKEIGLRLAERFPYPPTQLGQLARSIAPLAQLPPRGCWKKPGGVVYDYVDRWTGVPMAEPDVPDLVRRYLRAFGPATAADVTAWSAVTRLGPVVKGMDDLVQHEDEDGRVLYDVDGAPIADEDAPAPVRLLGTYDNVWLSHAARDRVTDPEARKSWMGTNGGIGNTLFADGWLAGIWRIVDDRVEMDRLHRDLTKAEKSELDEEIARVEAMLAR comes from the coding sequence ATGCGTCTGACCCGGCAGCGCCTCAACCGCACCCTGCTCCTACGCCAGCACCTCCTCGAGCGGGTCGCGATGTCGCCGGAGGAGATGGTGCGCCACCTCGTCGGCCTGCAAGCCCAGGAGAACCTGCCGCCGTACCTCTCCCTCGCGGCCCGGCTCACCGAGCTCGACCCCTACGACGTCAGCCGGCTGCTCGAGCAGCGACAGCTGGTGCGGCTGCTGACGATGCGCGGCACCATCCACCTGCTCGCGCCCGAGGACGCCGCCGTGCTGCGCCCGTGGGTGGCGCCGCGGATCGAGCAGGAGATCCGGGTCAGCCAGTCCGTCGGCGATACGCGCGAGATCGAGCGGTCGGCCGCGGAGGCCGCGCTGCGGGACGTGCTCGCCGAGGGTCCGCTCCCGCAGAAGGAGATCGGGCTCCGGCTGGCCGAACGGTTTCCCTACCCGCCCACCCAGCTCGGTCAGCTCGCGCGCAGCATCGCGCCACTCGCCCAGCTGCCACCGCGCGGCTGCTGGAAGAAGCCGGGCGGCGTGGTCTACGACTACGTGGACCGCTGGACCGGCGTGCCCATGGCCGAGCCGGACGTCCCGGACCTGGTGCGGCGGTACCTGCGGGCCTTCGGGCCGGCCACGGCAGCCGACGTCACGGCCTGGTCGGCGGTGACCCGGCTCGGTCCGGTGGTCAAAGGGATGGACGACCTGGTCCAGCACGAGGACGAGGACGGCCGGGTGCTCTACGACGTCGACGGGGCGCCGATCGCCGACGAGGACGCGCCCGCACCGGTCCGGCTGCTCGGCACCTACGACAACGTCTGGTTGTCGCACGCCGCGCGCGACCGGGTCACCGACCCCGAGGCGCGGAAGTCGTGGATGGGCACCAACGGCGGCATCGGCAACACCCTCTTCGCCGACGGCTGGCTGGCCGGCATCTGGCGGATCGTCGACGACCGGGTCGAGATGGACCGTCTGCACCGCGACCTCACCAAGGCGGAGAAGTCCGAGCTCGACGAGGAGATCGCCCGGGTCGAGGCGATGCTCGCGCGCTAG
- a CDS encoding SGNH/GDSL hydrolase family protein yields MRTRTVVAVAVVAGTVSLSATPALADRTGPATAPSAAAPRFDEYVALGDSWSADVVFLDGQGFPDTTHVPIDCAQSHVNYPKLVARELGVPVLRDATCGSATTEHFAAPQSLPLGGTNPPQYDRLTPTTDLVTVGIGGNDAGFAGAAMACISLLPIETIPMDVLPLPDLPLPLISTSTLPVGGCKAYFTRGGIDRLAVAIAQSEIKLVRAFRRIHRLSPDARILAVNYLAAVPKRGCWPVVPVTNRDMAYLHDTFLELNAMVARAARRGGAELVDTYTPTLGHDMCKGPTVRYAEAYGPSVNDLALGVPAHPNSAGARAQARAVLGYLRSPVVE; encoded by the coding sequence ATGCGTACCCGGACCGTCGTCGCCGTCGCGGTGGTCGCCGGCACCGTCAGCCTCTCGGCCACGCCCGCCCTGGCGGATCGCACCGGTCCGGCGACCGCGCCGTCCGCCGCCGCACCGCGCTTCGACGAGTACGTCGCGCTCGGCGACTCCTGGTCCGCGGACGTGGTGTTCCTCGACGGCCAGGGGTTCCCGGACACGACCCACGTGCCGATCGACTGCGCCCAGTCCCACGTGAACTACCCCAAGCTGGTGGCCCGGGAGCTCGGCGTCCCCGTCCTCCGCGACGCCACCTGCGGCTCGGCGACGACCGAGCACTTCGCAGCGCCGCAGTCGCTGCCGCTCGGCGGCACCAACCCGCCGCAGTACGACCGGCTCACGCCGACCACGGACCTGGTGACCGTGGGCATCGGCGGCAACGACGCCGGCTTCGCCGGTGCCGCCATGGCGTGCATCAGCCTGCTCCCCATCGAGACGATCCCCATGGACGTGCTGCCGCTGCCGGACCTCCCGCTGCCCCTGATCTCGACGTCGACGCTGCCGGTCGGCGGGTGCAAGGCCTACTTCACCCGAGGCGGGATCGACCGGCTGGCGGTGGCGATCGCCCAGTCCGAGATCAAGCTGGTGCGCGCGTTCCGGCGGATCCACCGGCTGTCGCCGGACGCTCGCATCCTCGCGGTCAACTACCTGGCGGCGGTCCCGAAGCGCGGTTGCTGGCCGGTGGTACCGGTGACCAACCGGGACATGGCCTACCTCCACGACACGTTCCTCGAGCTGAACGCGATGGTCGCGCGGGCCGCCCGCCGCGGCGGCGCGGAGCTGGTGGACACCTACACCCCGACCCTCGGCCACGACATGTGCAAGGGCCCGACGGTGCGGTACGCCGAGGCCTACGGGCCGTCGGTCAACGACCTCGCCCTCGGCGTACCGGCCCACCCGAACTCAGCGGGCGCGCGCGCCCAGGCGCGAGCGGTGCTCGGCTACCTGCGCAGTCCGGTGGTCGAGTAG
- a CDS encoding Gmad2 immunoglobulin-like domain-containing protein, which yields MKRHAFPLAVAATITALVLSGCGDDDEPDSNADDPASTPASETSEPTPTDVTTATSEPTATEASTPPAETVSVPVFFVGDTPQGPRLFAEQRDVEADNPLEEAVALMTAGDTLDADYRTLFPGGGFASVEFDGDRFVVTTQDDGWNTPVGMSKLEAKLAVQQLVYTLQGVEGEQAPVVVEPSGLLFGIDAEDGIEAADELSTRGLVNVTSPAEGATVSGSFEASGEASSFEATVPWLVRDESDTTVVEGFSTAEGYIDGLYPWEATVDVSGLEPGEYTFVAMTDDPSGGEGPGPTEDTKTIVVE from the coding sequence ATGAAGCGTCACGCCTTCCCCCTCGCCGTCGCCGCGACGATCACCGCGCTCGTCCTCTCGGGGTGCGGCGACGACGACGAGCCCGACAGCAACGCCGACGACCCCGCCTCGACGCCCGCGTCCGAGACCTCCGAGCCGACGCCGACCGACGTCACGACCGCGACGTCCGAGCCGACCGCGACCGAGGCGAGCACCCCGCCGGCCGAGACCGTCTCGGTGCCCGTGTTCTTCGTCGGCGACACCCCGCAAGGTCCGCGTCTCTTCGCCGAGCAGCGCGACGTCGAAGCCGACAACCCGCTCGAGGAGGCCGTCGCGCTGATGACGGCGGGCGACACTCTCGACGCGGACTACCGGACGTTGTTCCCCGGTGGCGGGTTCGCCAGCGTCGAGTTCGACGGCGATCGATTCGTGGTCACCACGCAGGACGACGGCTGGAATACGCCCGTTGGAATGAGCAAGCTGGAGGCGAAGCTCGCCGTCCAGCAGCTCGTCTACACCCTGCAGGGTGTCGAGGGCGAGCAGGCGCCCGTGGTCGTCGAGCCATCCGGCCTGCTGTTCGGCATCGATGCCGAGGACGGCATCGAAGCAGCGGACGAGCTCTCGACCCGCGGTCTCGTCAACGTCACCTCCCCCGCAGAGGGCGCGACGGTGAGTGGTTCGTTCGAGGCGAGCGGCGAGGCCAGCTCGTTCGAGGCGACCGTGCCGTGGCTGGTCCGCGACGAGTCCGACACGACCGTCGTCGAGGGATTCTCGACGGCCGAGGGCTACATCGACGGCCTCTACCCCTGGGAGGCCACTGTCGACGTGAGCGGTCTCGAGCCCGGCGAGTACACCTTCGTGGCGATGACCGACGACCCGTCAGGCGGCGAGGGCCCGGGTCCGACCGAGGACACCAAGACGATCGTCGTCGAGTAG
- a CDS encoding GerMN domain-containing protein, which produces MTGNDMGDDERLRALLHDAVSDVQPHDGLGEVRRRTRARRTSSRRWAPLLVGAGAVAATVVVATVVVAGVNSDPDSDEEPPVASTSTSGSTSDPTTAAAGLYFVSNTATGPRLFREFQAVTPTDDPEQKVLTALQRLTLEPRDPDYVTLWPAESFDTVRIEDDRVVVELGTTDALEGAAGDGRFGVQQAVYTAEAALGDRLPVSFELDDEPARRVLGLDVGTLVARDTSFTLTAPVNITDPSEGLLVEDGALSANGTMSTNVRRVEWTLSLDGDSVRQGRATPADVEGPDAQATLHAPGWVTGEIDVSDLAPGEYVFEVTALDVGQTSDAPAEFSDTRTISIR; this is translated from the coding sequence ATGACCGGCAACGACATGGGCGACGACGAGCGCCTGCGCGCGCTCCTGCACGACGCCGTCTCCGACGTCCAGCCCCACGACGGCCTCGGAGAGGTACGACGCCGCACCCGCGCGCGTCGTACCTCCTCGCGACGGTGGGCGCCGCTGCTCGTCGGCGCCGGGGCGGTCGCGGCAACAGTGGTGGTCGCGACGGTCGTGGTGGCCGGAGTGAACAGCGACCCCGACAGCGACGAGGAGCCGCCGGTCGCGAGCACGTCGACGAGCGGGTCGACGAGCGACCCGACGACCGCTGCTGCCGGCCTCTACTTCGTTTCCAACACCGCGACGGGTCCGCGGCTGTTCCGCGAGTTCCAGGCCGTCACTCCGACGGACGATCCCGAGCAGAAGGTGCTCACCGCCCTCCAGCGGCTCACGCTGGAGCCGCGCGATCCCGACTACGTCACGCTCTGGCCCGCCGAGTCGTTCGACACGGTCCGGATCGAGGACGACCGGGTCGTCGTCGAGCTCGGCACCACGGACGCTCTCGAGGGAGCAGCCGGCGACGGCCGGTTCGGCGTGCAACAGGCGGTGTACACCGCTGAAGCCGCGCTCGGCGATCGGCTCCCCGTGAGCTTCGAGCTGGACGACGAACCGGCCCGCCGGGTGCTCGGCCTGGACGTCGGCACGTTGGTCGCCCGCGACACGAGCTTCACCCTCACCGCTCCGGTCAACATCACCGACCCTTCCGAAGGTCTCCTCGTCGAGGACGGCGCGTTGAGCGCCAACGGCACCATGTCGACCAACGTCCGGCGGGTCGAGTGGACCCTGTCCCTGGACGGCGACTCCGTGCGGCAGGGCCGCGCAACGCCCGCCGACGTCGAGGGTCCCGACGCCCAGGCGACCCTCCACGCCCCCGGCTGGGTGACCGGGGAGATCGACGTCAGCGATCTCGCGCCCGGCGAGTACGTCTTCGAGGTCACGGCCCTCGATGTCGGGCAGACCTCCGACGCACCCGCTGAATTCAGCGACACGCGGACCATCAGCATCCGCTGA
- a CDS encoding SigE family RNA polymerase sigma factor: MTGYAAIPRIAPPSAWGLGVTEARPEVPSDADGAVEALYLAHWDQLVRLSVLLVRDQGMAEEIVQDALVAVHQRWDRLTDHHKALAYLRQAVVNRSRSALRHRGVVGRYLARQQAPETAPGADQPVLGDSRRRMVLDALQQLPRRQREVLALRYYLDLSEAEIADALGISRGAVKSHASRGSAALRPILEELGPDLRTDQ; this comes from the coding sequence GTGACCGGTTATGCAGCGATTCCACGGATCGCGCCGCCCTCCGCGTGGGGACTCGGCGTGACCGAGGCGCGCCCGGAAGTGCCGTCCGACGCGGACGGCGCCGTCGAGGCGCTCTACCTGGCGCACTGGGACCAGCTGGTCAGGTTGTCGGTGCTGCTGGTGCGCGACCAGGGCATGGCCGAGGAGATCGTGCAGGACGCGCTGGTCGCGGTGCACCAGAGGTGGGACCGGCTGACCGACCACCACAAGGCGCTGGCCTACCTCCGCCAGGCGGTGGTCAACCGCTCCCGCTCGGCGCTGCGGCACCGCGGCGTGGTCGGTCGCTACCTGGCCCGCCAGCAGGCGCCCGAGACGGCGCCGGGCGCCGACCAGCCGGTGCTCGGCGACAGCAGGCGCCGGATGGTGCTCGACGCGCTGCAGCAGCTCCCCCGGCGTCAGCGCGAGGTGCTCGCGTTGCGCTACTACCTCGACCTGTCCGAGGCGGAGATCGCCGACGCGCTCGGGATCAGCCGGGGCGCGGTGAAGAGCCACGCGTCCCGCGGCTCCGCCGCCCTCCGGCCGATCCTCGAAGAGCTCGGCCCGGACCTGAGGACCGACCAATGA
- a CDS encoding histidine triad nucleotide-binding protein, with protein MTLPQNSAPPDPDCLFCKIAAGDIDATIVHEAETTVAFRDLNPQAPTHVLVIPRSHYPNAAALAEADPATAAHLFDAAREIAAAEGLDGADGGYRMVLNTGPAAHQTVFHAHLHLLGGRQMTWPPG; from the coding sequence GTGACTCTCCCCCAGAATTCAGCACCGCCAGATCCCGACTGCCTGTTCTGCAAGATCGCCGCCGGCGACATCGACGCGACCATCGTCCACGAGGCCGAGACGACGGTCGCGTTCCGCGACCTGAACCCTCAGGCGCCCACCCACGTCCTGGTGATCCCGCGCAGCCACTACCCGAACGCCGCGGCGCTGGCCGAGGCCGATCCCGCCACGGCCGCCCACCTCTTCGACGCCGCCCGCGAGATCGCCGCCGCCGAAGGGCTCGACGGCGCCGACGGCGGCTACCGGATGGTCCTCAACACCGGCCCCGCAGCCCACCAGACCGTCTTCCATGCCCACCTGCACCTGCTCGGCGGGCGCCAGATGACCTGGCCGCCTGGCTAG
- a CDS encoding PhoH family protein: protein MTNSPTHPTRHTVVVPNSIDMVSLLGPGDEHLGMIERGFGCEIHVRGNRITLAGDPGEVALAERLLDELVAIIRTGQGVTPETVERVAGMLRAETTERPADVLSLNILSNRGRSIRPKTLNQKRYVDAIDKHTITFGIGPAGTGKTYLAMAKAVQALQSKQVNRIILSRPAVEAGEKLGFLPGTLSEKIDPYLRPLYDALHDMIDPESIPKLLAAGTIEVAPLAYLRGRSLNDSFIVLDEAQNTTPEQMKMFLTRLGFGSRIVVTGDVTQVDLPSGTTSGLRIVEDILDGVDDLTFVRLTAHDVVRHKLVGRIVEAYDEYDARGEVHAAPVARPKRRDG from the coding sequence ATGACCAACTCACCGACGCACCCGACCCGTCACACCGTCGTGGTGCCCAACAGCATCGACATGGTCAGCCTGCTCGGCCCCGGCGACGAGCACCTCGGGATGATCGAGCGCGGCTTCGGCTGTGAGATCCATGTCCGCGGCAACCGGATCACGCTTGCCGGCGACCCGGGCGAGGTCGCCCTGGCCGAACGGCTGCTCGACGAGCTGGTCGCGATCATCCGCACCGGCCAGGGGGTGACCCCCGAGACCGTGGAGCGGGTGGCCGGCATGCTGCGCGCCGAGACCACCGAGCGGCCCGCCGACGTGCTCTCGCTCAACATCCTCAGCAACCGCGGCCGGTCGATCCGCCCGAAGACCCTCAACCAGAAGCGCTACGTCGACGCCATCGACAAGCACACGATCACCTTCGGCATCGGGCCCGCCGGCACCGGCAAGACCTACCTGGCGATGGCGAAGGCCGTCCAGGCGCTCCAGTCGAAGCAGGTCAACCGGATCATCCTGTCGCGGCCGGCCGTCGAGGCCGGGGAGAAGCTCGGCTTCCTGCCGGGCACGCTGAGCGAGAAGATCGATCCGTACCTGCGACCGCTCTACGACGCGCTCCACGACATGATCGACCCGGAGTCGATCCCCAAGCTTCTGGCCGCCGGCACCATCGAGGTCGCGCCGCTCGCCTACCTGCGCGGACGGTCGCTCAACGACTCGTTCATCGTGCTCGACGAGGCGCAGAACACCACGCCCGAGCAGATGAAGATGTTCCTGACGCGACTGGGCTTCGGCTCCCGGATCGTGGTCACCGGTGACGTCACCCAGGTCGACCTGCCGTCCGGCACCACCTCCGGCCTCCGGATCGTCGAGGACATCCTCGACGGCGTCGACGACCTCACCTTCGTCCGGCTGACCGCTCACGACGTGGTGCGGCACAAGCTGGTCGGCCGGATCGTCGAGGCCTACGACGAGTACGACGCGCGTGGCGAGGTCCACGCGGCCCCCGTGGCGCGACCCAAGCGCCGCGATGGATGA
- the ybeY gene encoding rRNA maturation RNase YbeY, translated as MSIEVLDESGAGVDVKHLARLSRFVMDQMRVHPLAELCIKAVDEATIAQLNAQWMEKEGPTDVLAFPMDELRPGLVTEEPEEGVLGDLVLCPAVAERQGETAGHGTVAELELLTVHGILHLLGYDHAEPEEHKEMFGLQDKLLAEWRAAGSSQAG; from the coding sequence GTGAGCATCGAGGTCCTCGACGAGTCGGGCGCCGGCGTCGACGTCAAGCACCTGGCCCGGCTGAGCCGGTTCGTGATGGACCAGATGCGGGTGCACCCGCTCGCCGAGCTGTGCATCAAGGCCGTCGACGAGGCGACCATCGCCCAGCTCAACGCGCAGTGGATGGAGAAGGAAGGCCCCACCGACGTGCTCGCCTTCCCGATGGACGAGCTGCGACCCGGCCTGGTGACCGAGGAGCCCGAGGAAGGCGTCCTGGGCGACCTGGTCCTGTGCCCGGCGGTCGCCGAGCGGCAGGGCGAGACGGCGGGCCACGGCACCGTCGCCGAGCTGGAGCTGCTCACCGTCCACGGCATCCTCCACCTCCTCGGCTACGACCACGCGGAGCCGGAGGAGCACAAGGAGATGTTCGGTCTGCAGGACAAGCTGCTCGCCGAGTGGCGTGCCGCCGGCTCGTCGCAGGCCGGCTGA